ACATGAAACCAAATAGAAAGACAATTTACTCTACTATTGATATAGTACTAAACGTCTAAATAATAACCATCATATGTTCATGTCCATTACTACCTTGGTACACTCCATCCTTTAGCAAAAGTTGATGTATGTGTGAAAGGTGCGTGTGCAAGATCTAAAAGATTGTCTAAAAGTAGTCCATGTTCCACTGGAAGTTCCATGACTATCTGCACTTTCAGTGAAAACAGTCGTAAGGCAAAATACTCATGCATAAGTTGTAAGATAAACAGCTGAAAATCAAACGTTAGTGATTTCGAACCTCAGCATGGATCTGAAATCCAGAAGGTGGTAGTAAAGAAGGAAGGGTAGCTGCAGGTGGATCATTTCCTGGCCAAATCCATATCATTCCCTCTTGCTCAAAGCAGGGCAGTGCTTTGATCTTTACATTCAGTAATCTTGTTGATGGCATTTTCTCACACTTCCCGTCGGTGGAATACTCCCATCCTAAATTCATTTAACAAACATGAAACTCAGTGTAAGCTATTCCATGTCCTCTACAAAACCCATTTAAAAGCTGTCCATCTCTCGAGTATGAACTCTGGACTGTAAATGGAAGGATTCAAATTTATCTCACCGTGATAAGGGCATTGGATGCGACCCTCATTTACTGAGCCAAGATCAAGAGGGCAGGCTCTATGTGCACATGTATTCCGGACACATCCAGGTTTTCCATCAGCCCCACGAAAGATCACCCACGATTGCTCAAAGCAATCAATCGGTAACTACAAAGATACAGTTAACAGTCATCAATAGAAGATCCAAAAGAATAAACATGGAAGACCATAAAGTAGGAGCGTAGATCATATAGCTTGTTAATTTGTTTTGGCATCATAATTTTGCATCTACATGGTTTTCTGTGTTTTAGATCaaatgttttctttcttttaggtTAAAGAGACTGGCAGATATGAGATAATTGACTCACCATGGTGTCATTCTTAAGATCTGCGGAGAATGCAACAGGGTACCAAAAGTTCTTCAAACGGGAACTGTAATCTTGGACAGGACCTGAGACATTCAGCGTTCTTCGTGGTTGCTTGCTTTTTGGAGTGTCTAATAATCCTGTTGACGTGCTTGCAGAGGAAGACGTGCATTCTGATTCTACTGTGCTTCTCTCTTGCAGAAGCCTATCGTTAACCAATTCTTCCATGTAAGCTAGCTTATCTAAAGCAGCAGAAACCCGGGCCTCTGATATATGTACCTGTTGAATTGGTTCACATATAAAGCTTTATACTTATGAGAAACTAAGCAATATCCTGGAAATGTTTTTCCATATAACTTTCCATTTATTTTTCAGAAGACTCGTTTCAATAAGTTTGACATATAGAAGGGAAATCACCCTGAATAACCAGAAAATGCAATTTGTATCAAAATGAATTTTCCAAACCTGGTTGTGAGCCTGAGAAAGTTCTTCTTGCAATTCTGCAAGTTCCTTCTTCATGGTTCCAATAGATTTATAATCGCGTGCCAGAGGGTTTAATACTTCCACAACCTAGTTACATGAACTGATTAGAATACAATGTAGAATACGATGAAGACtgggaaaatttgaaataactcTAAGAAAGGTACAATAGAGAGTAAATAAAGTGAACTATATTTGGAAAGCAAGGCAAATGAGAAAGAGCAATGCAACAAACTTGTAAATAGACCTAGATAAAGATAATGGATGTTGTATTTTACCAGGTTTTCAAGTTCAGTACACACATTAATTCAAATATGTACCTTTTCGTGTAGCAGCATTATAGTAAGTACATCTTGCCTAGCTCTCCAATCACAGTATTGTAGATCATATCTAGCAACTTCTAAAGCTTGATTTGCATCCAAGAACTTGCCTTTACTTTGTGGAACTTTAGTCCTGGGATCTTCCACATTAAAGAGTGTCAACCAGGAACTTTTCTTATCTGGAATCCCACCCTCCTCCCCATACACAGCAAATACTCCAAAGCTCCCTTTGACAAACTGATTGTGAACAAGATGCAAAATCAGTAGACAGTCAATTCTTCTGCTCAGACGAAGAAAACGCAAGTGACATATGAATCTCCATTCTGCTATTTCATGAACAATAGCCTAAAGGACTACTCGATTAAACGACTATGAGCTTATTCTTGCAGATAATCTATTGGACAATCAAagaattttcaaatatcatCTTTCATTATTCGAAATAAAAACTACTTTTTCCAAACACTCAAAATTTTCATGACAAAAAGCACCTAAATTTCAAGTATTGTGAACAATCAGAACTCTCCATCAGAGTGCAGTAAAAGAGCTTAACTGGCTAAGTTACCAACCTAtgcaaaaaatattactaatccACAAGATCACTAAATCAAAACTGATCCACTTTTGACACTACAATTCTACAAACATGTTTCAAAATACGAAAGTGCATACCCCTTTGAGTTTTGAAATCTATATACACATAACCAACATCAAGAAACTGACTTTTATGATCTTTTTTCACTACAATTTAAAAAAGggtctccataaacaagcttaATCAAGACAAAGAAGCAATCTTTATAGTTTCTTGCAAAcaccc
The DNA window shown above is from Solanum lycopersicum chromosome 11, SLM_r2.1 and carries:
- the LOC101244441 gene encoding chlorophyllide a oxygenase, chloroplastic-like, encoding MTAIATATAISLSLPFSLCRSNKSCTRKFVKGSFGVFAVYGEEGGIPDKKSSWLTLFNVEDPRTKVPQSKGKFLDANQALEVARYDLQYCDWRARQDVLTIMLLHEKVVEVLNPLARDYKSIGTMKKELAELQEELSQAHNQVHISEARVSAALDKLAYMEELVNDRLLQERSTVESECTSSSASTSTGLLDTPKSKQPRRTLNVSGPVQDYSSRLKNFWYPVAFSADLKNDTMLPIDCFEQSWVIFRGADGKPGCVRNTCAHRACPLDLGSVNEGRIQCPYHGWEYSTDGKCEKMPSTRLLNVKIKALPCFEQEGMIWIWPGNDPPAATLPSLLPPSGFQIHAEIVMELPVEHGLLLDNLLDLAHAPFTHTSTFAKGWSVPSLVKFLTPASGLQGYWDPYPIDMEFRPPCMVLSTIGISKPGKLEGQSTKQCSTHLHQLHVCLPASRQKTRLLYRMSLDFAPLLKHIPFMQYVWRHFAEQVLNEDLRLVLGQQDRMLNGANIWNLPVSYDKLGVRYRIWRDAVDSGEKELPFSK